A single window of Paenibacillus sp. FSL H8-0537 DNA harbors:
- a CDS encoding TetR/AcrR family transcriptional regulator: MDTKSQALEKRNKTIQKLIIKIIPVIQKNGFSTLKMDDAAKYMDISKATMYKYFASKDEIIEAVVGRYVEYISEMVQAWPLTDNNSYVKSFDKVFQQSLLMAVYLSDIFLQELGSIYPDLYETLSSEVEMRNEQVREFFDRGMKNDVFQHLNPVILLIQMDTMLRKMIDPKLLMLHHLSLKQALSDYYEVMRHQILKSEFINLENSSEMDLFLNQMVQKLSRQ; this comes from the coding sequence ATGGATACGAAATCCCAGGCATTGGAGAAGAGAAATAAAACCATCCAAAAGCTTATTATAAAGATTATACCTGTGATTCAAAAAAATGGATTTTCTACGCTGAAGATGGATGATGCAGCTAAATATATGGACATCAGCAAGGCGACCATGTATAAGTATTTTGCTTCCAAGGATGAGATCATTGAAGCGGTTGTAGGTCGTTACGTGGAATATATTTCGGAAATGGTGCAGGCTTGGCCACTCACCGATAACAACTCCTATGTCAAATCCTTTGATAAAGTGTTTCAGCAGTCTTTGCTGATGGCGGTGTACTTGTCCGATATTTTCTTGCAGGAGTTAGGCAGCATCTATCCCGACTTGTACGAGACGCTTTCAAGTGAGGTTGAGATGCGCAATGAGCAGGTGAGGGAGTTTTTTGACAGGGGGATGAAAAATGATGTGTTTCAGCACTTGAATCCGGTGATCCTCCTCATTCAAATGGACACGATGCTCAGGAAAATGATTGATCCCAAGCTGCTGATGCTCCATCATTTGTCGCTGAAGCAGGCATTGTCCGATTATTACGAAGTCATGAGGCACCAAATCCTGAAATCGGAATTCATTAACTTAGAAAATAGTTCGGAGATGGATTTATTTTTGAATCAGATGGTTCAAAAATTATCGAGGCAATAG